GGCGCCGGTGATGGCTGCGGCGAGTGCGATGACCATCGCCGAGATCGAGCGGCGGGGAGAGCGGAACGTCAGGGACATGATGAACTCCTAGGGAATCGACGCAAGTAGACGAGGGATCGTCAGTCGACAGTGCCCTCCATGGCCCGCCGCCGGCGACGGGCGGTCAGGTAAAGGGCACCGCCGATGCCGAGCAGGCTGCCCGCTCCTGCCAGGAGCCAAGTCGTGGTCTCGGCGCCGGTGTGGGCGAGGCTGCCGGACGGCGGGATCGACGGGGGCTGCTCGGTGGCCGGTGCCGGGGGTGTGATGGGCGGCGTACTCGGCGGGATGGCGATGTCCGTGAGGCTGACGGTGACGCGCTCGCCGGGCTTGGCGGTGAAGGCGACGGGCTGCGAATCACGCTGGTAGCCCTTGGGGGCGGTGGTCTCGGTGGCCCAGTAGCGGGTACCGGCCTTGAGGGTGACATCGAGCTTCGCTGTGGCGGTGCCGTCCTTGCCGGTGGTCAGGGCGAGGAGCTGCTTGCCGGGCTGGTGCTCGCCGTTCGGGCCGACCTCGTCCATACGGATGTTGATGACCGCGCCCGGCAGTGTCTCGCCGGTGGCCTTGTCCGTCTTGCGGAGGAGGAGCTCGGCCTTCTTGAAGGGGTCGATGACTACGAGCGGGTTGGCGTGGGCCGTGCGGCTCTCGGTGATGGTTACGTCCTGGTCCGGGACGAGGTCGTGGATCGTGTCGCCCGTGGATGTTTCCCGCAGCCGGTAGGTGCCAGGCGCGATGCCGTCGAGGAGGAGCATGCCCTTCGCGTCGGTCTTGCCCTCGGCGACGACCTTGTCGGCGGAGTCGAGGAGCTGGAAGGCCGCCCCGGTGAGGACGGAGCCTTCGGGGTCCTTCTTGTGGATCTCCACGCCGCCGGGCGCTGCGGTGACGTCCACGGTGGCGGTGTCCTCGGCCGTCGTGGTGTCGCCGGCCAGCAGCATGCGCTGCGCGGCGGGGTTCTGCGGGGTGAGGACCTTCAGCTGGGAGCCGGGCAGGCCGGTGGCAGTGGCCCGCAGGGTGGCGTTCCCGGTCTCCCCTGCAGTGAACTCCCAGGCCCCGGAACCCTGCTGGTCCGTTGTGACCCTGCCAGTGGCGGTGCCGGAGCCGGACTCGGCGAGCTGCACTGTGACGCCCGGGACGGCGGCGCCGGTGAGCGTGGAGGTGACCTTCACCGCCACGGTGACCTTCTGGCCGGTGTGCGTCTTCGTGACCGACGGGCTGATGTGCAGGGCGTACGGGCCGGCGTACCGCTTGGCCTCGTCGATGTACCGCAGCACGAGCGTGCGTGCGGTCGGCGAGACCACCGGGTAGGCGAGGCGCTGCTTGCCCCGGGTGCCGTCGATCCCGTACGTGCCTCCCGCGAGCCACTCGTAGACGGCCGCGTCGACCGCTGCGGCCTGGGCGTGGTCGCGGGTCTGCCCGTACCGGCCGATCACGTACGAGGCGTACGCCAGGTTCTCGCGGGGCATCGGCTTGCCCGTCACCGAGGACGTCCAAGACGTGACCACAGTCGGGTCGCTGTACCCGCCGGAGTCAGCTGGCCCTTGCGCTCGGGGTCCGCGCAGTAGGTCTCGGCGTTGCCGAAGACCTTTGGCCCGGGCGGGCCGTACGCGCCGATGTGCGAGGCGCCGACGTTGCCGTCCGAGTCCGGGATCGTGTATCCGGGGCCCAGCGGACTCGGCGCGGGGGCGGCCTGGGCAGGTGACCAGGCCAGAGTGCCGGCCGCACCTGCGGCGATGGCGACGGCCAGGGATCGGACGGCGACGCGGACGAAACGGGCGTGCACGAAGGTGGTGCTCCTTCATGAGGGAGGCGGGTCGGGGAAGTGGCGGGTCAGCGGACTCGGCTCGTCTGCGGACGTGTGGCTGTGGTCCACCGGGGGACGCTGCGTGTGGTGAGTGCCGGTGTGCGGCGAGCGGCAGCGGCTCGCTGCAGGTCGCGCGGGGTCGGTGCCGGGGACCTGGGCGGCAACACTGGGGTGAGCTGGGCGTGCTCGGGCAGCGAGGACAGGATGCTGTCCTTCCAGCGCGGTACGGGCGACGGGTCGGAGACGCTGTCGGTGATGGCCCTGACGAGCGCGATCGGCGTATGTGTGGACGCTGTGGCGTACCAGCGGGCGTAGCTCGTCTTGGGGCCACCCCACAGGTACCACCGCGCCTCCAGGGTGGTGAGTTCCTTCTCGGCGTCGAGGTCGCCGGTGGTGTACTCGATGCCGGCCAGACCGTCGGGGGTCTGGAGTTCGAGGACGCCCCAGCGTGGGTGCTGGATCTTCCAGCCGCGCTGGATCAGCGGCACCATGGGCTGGAACGCGTCGAGTTCCTCGTTCTCGGGGCGGGGCGGGGCCAGGTACGTGTGCGGGCCGGCTGTGTACGCCTTGGCCAGGGCGGTGGTGAAGGCGGCGACGAACCGTTGACTGAACTAACTCGATCATTTTCGCAGGTCAGACGGCCTATCTGCTAGCTTCCGTGGATGCTTGGACGTGATCCCGAGAGGGAGTTAGCCAACTTCGTGCTGCCCGAGGTCGGACAGCTGGCGGAGACGGGAGATGTCTGGAGGCCGTTTGTCCTCCTGGACACGGACGGTGCCGAGATCGAACCCGTGGCCGCTTTCTTCGTGGAGCTGCTGGCTTGCGGCAAGTCAGCAGCCACGATCCGGTCGTACGGAATGGATCTCCTGCGTTGGTGGCGCTTCCTGTGGGGCTGGGGGGTCGCCTGGGATCGTGCAGCTCGGTCGGACGCTCGCGACTTCGCCCGGTGGATGCAGGTCGCAGACAAGTCCGCACCGCTGCACTGGCGCCACCGGCGGGCCATGCAGACGGGATCCGTGCCGAAACCAGCACCACAACAGCTGCCGGCTGGAATCCCCAATCCGATCACGGGAAAGTCATCTCCCGGTTCGAGGTACGCGCCAACAACGCGAGCACACAGTGAGACCGTCCTGCGGGCCTTCTACGACTTCCACCTCTCCGAAGGAACCGGGCCGATCCTGAACCCGTTTCCTCTGGATCGCTCCCGGCGCCACGGCAGGGCGCATGCTCACCACAATCCTGACGAGCAATTTCGTCACGAACGGCAGGGCCGCTACCGGCCGACCGTCCCGAAGCGAGCCCCTCGCCGGATCCCTGACGCAGGGTTCAACGCGCTCTTCGCAGCACTGAAGCACGATCGCGATAGAGCTCTGCTGGCGTTCTGGGTCTCCAACGGGGCTCGTGCCGAGGAACTACTCACCAGTCGGCAACGCGACGCGCTGCCCGGCCAGCAGCTCCTGGGTGTGGTCCGCAAGGGGAACCGCGCCTATCAACAACTCCCTTGCTCGTCCGACGCTTTCGTCTGGCTACGGCTCTACCAGGAGAGCGCCTGGCGGTCGGGGGTGCCCCGTGGACAGAACGAGGGGCTGTGGTGGACCTTGCGCCGTCCGTGGCGTCCCCTGAACTATGCGACCGCCCGGGCGATGTTCGACCGGGCCAACAGTCTGCTCGGCACGAACTGGACTCTTCACGATCTTCGGCACACCGCCGCCTATCGGTTGGCGAGGGATCCGAAGATGCCGCTGACCGACGTGCAGTGGGTCCTCGGCCATGCGCACCTGTCCACGACACAGCTCTATCTTCCGGCCGATCGGGACGAGGTGATCGAACACGTTCGAGCACACCATGCCCGCCGGGCCAAGACCGCCGAGCGGGTTCCCCCGCCTCCAGCGGCCGGTTACAACCCTGAATCCCTCAACAACCTTTTCGGGACTGCCTAGTGACACCTACAGAGACGATGTCCGTCGCGACGCATGTCGCACCTCCCACGTCCCTGAGCCTGGGCGGGGAGGCATTAAAAGCCGTCGCCCTGCGTTTCCCGCCCAGACCTGCCGAGGACGACTGGGTGGCCACGGCAGGCACGCAGGTCGACATCCTGGCTCGTCTGCAGCAGCCTCCCCTGCGGCCGGCGGACGTGAGGCTCCATCGAGCCCGGATCCGCGGAGCTCGGCAGATCTTGCAGTGGTTGGACACCTTCCCGGGGGCCACCTGGCAGCAGCGGTGGAACGCCAGCCCCGCCAGCACACGTCCTGGCAACGACTGGGCGCGATTGGCACCCGGCTGGATCGGAACCGCCGGCGGCCCCTCGCAACGGCAGACCTTGTCCGGCGGGCTACTGAGTCTGATCTGCGCAGACGTCATCAGGCCGACCCTCCCCTGGCTGCTTTCGCGAACCTCGGCCAACATGACCAGCCTGCGGATCGGGCTCATCCCTACCCGTGACCCGGAAGGGTTCGCACAGCTTGAAGCGATGGTCGAACCTGCCACGTGGTCTTCCAACGTTGGGCGCCATGCCCTGCACGCCCTGGTCAAGATCGTTGCCGCCAAGGGCGGCATCTTGGCCGACATCACCGTCGGCGACGCCGTGGAGTATCTCGCCGCGCTCAAGGCAGCGAATGACAGGTCCACCGGCTACACCCTCTTCTATGCCTGGCTGAAAGAGTTGGGCACCCTCCCCGCAGAAGCTCCCAGCTCGCTGCGCTACCTGGCCAACACCAGCGGGCAGGTGTCGATGGAACAGCTCATCGACCGTTTCGGCGTCCGCTACCGCCCCATCAGAGATCTTTTGGTGGACTACCTCAAAGAGCGGCAGCCCGGTCTCGACTACACGTCCCTGAACAATTTGTCCCGGCACTTGGCCAGTAACTTCTGGGGGGACCTGGAACAACATCATCCGGGAATCGACTCTCTCCACCTGGCACCCGAGGTGAGCGCGGCCTGGAAGCAGAGATGCCGGACCCGCATCGAACGTCGCCGCCAGCCCGACGGCACAGTGCGTGAAGTGGTAACCGCGCGCGTCAACATCGCCAGCATCATGATCTCTGTCCGGGCGTTCTATCTCGACATCGCCCAGTGGGCCATCGACGAGCCGACGCGCTGGGGACCCTGGGCGGTGCCGAGCCCGATCAAGGACGCAGATGTCGCCGTCGTGAAGGACAACAAGCGGCGCAAGGCCCGGATGGACCACCGGACACGGGAACGGCTACCGGCTCTGCCTGCCGTCGCCCGAGCGGCTTCATCATGCCTGAACGAGGCCAAAGCCCGGCTCCAGGCACTGAGGGACACCCCACCAGGCAACCAATTCACCTTCGCGGGCGAAACCTTCGCGCGAGCAGCGAAGGACGGAACGACCTGGGCGGTGAACATGGCCACCGGCCGACGCATCGACCTGCGCCTCGCGGAGAGCCGCGCCTTCTGGGCATGGGCAATGATCGAGTTTCTTCAGCACACCGGTGTCCGCATCGAGGAAATGCTGGAGGCCAGCCATCACAGCCTGATCCAATACAGGCTGCCCACGACCGGTGAGATTGTCCCCCTCCTGCAGATCGCGCCCTCCAAAACCGACGAGGAACGCGTCATCCTGGTCAGCCCAGAACTCGCCGACGTACTGAGCGCGATCATCGCCCGCATTCGCGACCCGCGCACCGGTGCCGTCCCCTACGTCTCCAGCTACGACATGGCTGAGAAGACCTGGAACCCGCAGATGCCACTGCTCTTCCAGTGGCGCCGCAGCGGCGAGAGTTCCCGCCTCTCCCCGAAGTTCTTGCGCGAAGCACTCCAAGAAGTACTGGCGTCTACGAACCTCACCGACTCGGCCGGACAGCCCTTAGATTTCTCGCCCCATGACTTCCGGCGAATCTTCATCACCGACGCCATCCGCAGCGGCCTCCCCCCGCACATCGCGCAGGTCATCGCCGGGCACACCAACATCAACACGACCATGGGATACAACGCCATCTACCCCAGCGAGGCCATCGAGGCCCATCGCGCGTTCATCGCCCGGCGCAGAGCACTCCGACCCAGCGAGGAGTACCGAACCCCAACCAACGAAGAATGGGACGCCTTCCTCGGGCACTTCGAGCGACGCAAACTGTCCATCGGAATCTGCGCTCGCGCTTTCGGAACTCCCTGCATCCACGAACACGCGTGCATTCGATGTTCCATGCTCCGACCGGATCCAGCTCAGAGACACCGCCTCGTCGAGATCCGCGACAACCTGAGCGCCCGAATCACCGAAGCAGAACAGGAAGGATGGCTCGGTGAGATCGAAGGACTTCAAGTCAGCCTCGCGAGCGCAGAGGAGAAACTCACCCAGCTCGATGCAGAGCAAGTCCGTCAATCCCAAGTGATCGATCTCGGCATGCCCCGCTTCAGCCAGATCGCGACACGAATCAGTACGGCAGGAGGACCCTCAAGTTAGCCGAGCCTCATCCACGCGGATAACCCCCTACGGGCGGCGAGCCAGCAAATGAGTGTCGAGGAAGCCCCGCTCGGACCCTGGGTCGTGGAGCAGCCGGGCGAACGTGACGAGGCCAGCCCCGGCCAGCAGCTCGGCGAACCGGTCCGCCGGCCAGCTATAGGCGGGCGCCACCTTGTGGTCGAAGCGGACCGGCTCCGCTTCCTCAGTCCCGAAGAAGGACACCAGGAGCAGGCCCCCTGATGCCAGAACACGCACCTGCTCGGTGAGCAACGCGGGCAATTCCCCAGGTGGGGTATGGATCATCGAGTAGTGGGCCAGCACTCCGCCGAGCGCGCCGTCCTCGACCGGCAGGGCTTCCATCCGCGCTTCGTCGAACCGCAGCGCCGGATGCGCCCGCCGGGCATGGGCGATCATGGCCGGGGAGAGGTCGAGCCCGAAGGCGTCCAGCCCCAAGTCGTTCAGCATGGCCGTCAGATGACCGGGTCCGCACCCGACATCGGCTGCCCGCAGGTTCCCCGTGCCACGCACAAGCTCGGCGAAGGTCCCGATCATGTTCCGCGCGAACGGCCGCGTCTCCAACTGACTAGAGAACATCGACGCATACAGGTCGACGACCCCGTCATAGGCCGCCCTGGTCTCCTCCTGGTGTTTTAACACGGGAAGGAAACTAACACCCGCACCGTTCGCAGTCGTTCTCCGGCTCCATGCCGGCCGACTGATCGTCCCGTCACCTGATCACGGGACCCTCTCGTTAGTTCAGAGAAGAACTCCGTGGGCGCCATGTCGTTGAAACACACGCCCCAGACGGGCGGACCGAATGTGTCGCGGTACGCGCTGATGCGCCACAGTCCGTCGTCCTCCCCCTCGGGGAGGAAGCCGAGCCGGACCTTGCGGTCAGGGGCGTTGACATAGGCGTTGCCGAGGTCGTCATGGCTGAGCTCCCAGCCCAGTACGAACAGGGGCTGAAGAGCGGGGTCCCCCGTCGCGGTGCTTCCGGCCAGGTAGCGGGGCGAGACGAAGACGTCTCCGTCGACCTCCCCTGCATCCTCGGTGCGGAGGTTCATCGGGCCGCCCAGGTCTCGACGGCGACCTCCTCGGCGACCTGGTCAAGATACTCGTTGACCTCGGCCGTGTCTCGGCCGGTGACGATGTAGAAGCCGGCGCGGCCGGTGAAGAGGTCGCCCTCGGGCGGCAGGACGAGCTGGTCGCCGACCTCGCGGATCCACGTCACCTCTCGCAGCCACGGGGTGTGGGCTGCGAACGACTGGGTGATCCGGCGCTCCGTGAGCACACCGGAGGCAGCCGGGTAGAGCATGCGGATGCCTGCGGCCCGGCGGTGGGCCGGCGTGAGGTCGGGGGCGCGTCCGGTGGCGAGGTCGGCGGCGATTCTCGGCAGGTCGATGCCCGTGGCGAGGTGCACGAGGTGGCCGATCATGTCGCCGCCGATGCGGGCGTTGACCTCGATCAGGCGGGGCCGGCCGTCGACGAGGCGTATCTCGACGTGCTGGATGCCGTCGGTGATTCCCAGAGCCTTGATCGCAGCGGCGGCGACAGGACCTACCTGGGGCAGGAGAGGGTCGTGGGCGTCGACGGTATGCCCGGTCTCCTCGAAATAGGGGGCCGGACCGAGGGACTTGCTGGTGACGGCAACGGCGGTGGTCACGCCGCGATGGGTGACGCACTCGACGGAGATCTCCGGGCCGTCGAGGTACTCCTCGACCAGGACCGCCGTGTCCTCCAGGCTCTGGTCGGCCCCGGCTGCAGCGAACTGGAAGGCATCGGGGAGGGCTTCGGCCCGGTCGACGCGGATCACACCGATACTTCCGGCGAAGGCGGCGGGCTTGATGACCACGGGGTACCCGATGGTCATCGTGGCGAGGCCGGCCTCGACCAGGGAGCGGGCCTTCATGGAAGCGGCCGACGGGACGCCGTGGCGGGCGAACAAGGTGCGGGCTGTGGCCTTGTTCCTACACGCCTGCATCACCTCCACCGAGTTCGTGGCGAGGCCGAGAGCGCGCGCGAGCCGGGCCGTGGGGACGAGGTGCCACTCCGACCAGGTGACGATGCCCGCGACCTCGTGGCGCTCGGCCAGGGCGCGGCCGGCGGCCATCAGAGCAGTGGTGTCGTCGAGATCGGCGACGACGTGGTCGACGATGAAGGGCTTCTCCCACGACGGCTCGGTGCCTGTGATCAGGACGATGTCGTACGCGGCCGCGACCTGCTCCAGGCAGTAGCCGCGGTAGGTGCGGTCACCAGGGGCGACGACGAGCACGACGGGACGAGCGGACAAGACGACTCCAGGTGTGCGACGGGAACGGCGTGAACGAGGGGGAAGTCAGGGGGTGCGGCGGCGGCGCAGCTCGAACGCGGAGGCCCACTCGGGGTGCTCGGCGATCAGCTGCCTGACGTAGAGGGCCGTGAAGTTGTTGTTCAGACCGTGCACTCCGAGCGGCAGCCGCCACCGGAGGGCTTCGAAGAGGGCCTTGAGGCTGATGCGTGTGACTCCCGCCGCCAGCCGCTCGCGGGTGAGTCGTTCCAGGGCCCGGTAGACGTGCGGGTTCTGTGCGTCGAAGGCGTGGAACTGCTCGGCAATCGTGAGGTGAGCCTCTCGGCGGCTCGAGGCCAGGCGGGTTACGGGCATCGGGGGAACTCCACGAGGACGGGGTGGGTCAGGCAGCCAGGGCCGGGTCGGTGCGCAGGCGAGCGAAGGCGATGGCCAGGCCGAGGGCCTGCAGGGCGGCGCAGGCGGTGATGACGTGGCCGAGCGCCCAGGACGGGGTCAGGGCGGTCAGGACGCCGGCCAGAGGGAAGGGCACCAGGAGGACGAGGATGGTGGCCGACAGGGTGCTGCCGAACACCACCGGGGGGATGAGGCGGGAGCGCAGGGTGCGCAGGACGACGGTCATGCCGCCTTCACCGGCCATCAGGACGGCGACGAGGACCAGGTAGGAGAGGTAGTCGGGAGCCTGGGAGACGGCGAGGCAGGCGAGCGAAGCGATGGCGGCGCAGGTCGCTCCCACCGGCCACAAGCCGAGGCGGTCAATGGCGAACCGGCAGACGGTGACGGCCAGCAGGGTGGCCCCGGCGGCGGCCGACCAGACGATGCCGACGGCCGTGGTGGACTGGCCGTATTGGTCGACGACGATCACGGGACCGGCGGCTTGGAGGAAGCCGGTCGCCAAGTTGGAGATCGTCAGGCCGGTCACGAGCCAACCGAGGGCGGGCAACGACCGGATGGTCCGCAAGCCGGTGATCAGCCCGGCGCTTGCGCGCTGCTTCGGCGCACGGGCGGGAGCGACCACCGACGGTGGAGTACTCAGGGCGAGCAGGGCGGCGAGCAGCGAAAGGGCTGCGATGACGGCCAGCATCCGGGGTGGTCCGGCAAGCAGCAGCAGCGCGCCGAGCGCCGGTCCGGCCAGCGTCGCGGTCTGGTCGATGCCCAGCAGGACGGCCTGGACACGGTGTGCACGCTCCCCAGCCACTCGGCCGGCGGCGGCACCCGCGGTCTCGGCGGCGATGTAGCTGAACTCGGTGAGCACTCCGGTCGAGGCGGCCAGGGCCATCACCGTCACAGTCGCCACGATGCCGACGGGGTGGAGGACGAGGATGATCGCGCCGGCGGCGATGACCAGGGCGCGGCCGAGGGAGGCGAGGAAGAAGACGACCGAGGCGCCACGGCGGTCCACGACCGCGCCCGCCCATCCGAACGCGGCCAGGCGGGGCACCCACTCCAGGGCGAACGCGATACCGGTCAGCGC
The sequence above is a segment of the Streptomyces sp. NBC_01255 genome. Coding sequences within it:
- a CDS encoding MSCRAMM family protein, whose translation is MTGKPMPRENLAYASYVIGRYGQTRDHAQAAAVDAAVYEWLAGGTYGIDGTRGKQRLAYPVVSPTARTLVLRYIDEAKRYAGPYALHISPSVTKTHTGQKVTVAVKVTSTLTGAAVPGVTVQLAESGSGTATGRVTTDQQGSGAWEFTAGETGNATLRATATGLPGSQLKVLTPQNPAAQRMLLAGDTTTAEDTATVDVTAAPGGVEIHKKDPEGSVLTGAAFQLLDSADKVVAEGKTDAKGMLLLDGIAPGTYRLRETSTGDTIHDLVPDQDVTITESRTAHANPLVVIDPFKKAELLLRKTDKATGETLPGAVINIRMDEVGPNGEHQPGKQLLALTTGKDGTATAKLDVTLKAGTRYWATETTAPKGYQRDSQPVAFTAKPGERVTVSLTDIAIPPSTPPITPPAPATEQPPSIPPSGSLAHTGAETTTWLLAGAGSLLGIGGALYLTARRRRRAMEGTVD
- a CDS encoding DUF317 domain-containing protein produces the protein MVPLIQRGWKIQHPRWGVLELQTPDGLAGIEYTTGDLDAEKELTTLEARWYLWGGPKTSYARWYATASTHTPIALVRAITDSVSDPSPVPRWKDSILSSLPEHAQLTPVLPPRSPAPTPRDLQRAAAARRTPALTTRSVPRWTTATRPQTSRVR
- a CDS encoding tyrosine-type recombinase/integrase; the protein is MLGRDPERELANFVLPEVGQLAETGDVWRPFVLLDTDGAEIEPVAAFFVELLACGKSAATIRSYGMDLLRWWRFLWGWGVAWDRAARSDARDFARWMQVADKSAPLHWRHRRAMQTGSVPKPAPQQLPAGIPNPITGKSSPGSRYAPTTRAHSETVLRAFYDFHLSEGTGPILNPFPLDRSRRHGRAHAHHNPDEQFRHERQGRYRPTVPKRAPRRIPDAGFNALFAALKHDRDRALLAFWVSNGARAEELLTSRQRDALPGQQLLGVVRKGNRAYQQLPCSSDAFVWLRLYQESAWRSGVPRGQNEGLWWTLRRPWRPLNYATARAMFDRANSLLGTNWTLHDLRHTAAYRLARDPKMPLTDVQWVLGHAHLSTTQLYLPADRDEVIEHVRAHHARRAKTAERVPPPPAAGYNPESLNNLFGTA
- a CDS encoding tyrosine-type recombinase/integrase; this encodes MSVATHVAPPTSLSLGGEALKAVALRFPPRPAEDDWVATAGTQVDILARLQQPPLRPADVRLHRARIRGARQILQWLDTFPGATWQQRWNASPASTRPGNDWARLAPGWIGTAGGPSQRQTLSGGLLSLICADVIRPTLPWLLSRTSANMTSLRIGLIPTRDPEGFAQLEAMVEPATWSSNVGRHALHALVKIVAAKGGILADITVGDAVEYLAALKAANDRSTGYTLFYAWLKELGTLPAEAPSSLRYLANTSGQVSMEQLIDRFGVRYRPIRDLLVDYLKERQPGLDYTSLNNLSRHLASNFWGDLEQHHPGIDSLHLAPEVSAAWKQRCRTRIERRRQPDGTVREVVTARVNIASIMISVRAFYLDIAQWAIDEPTRWGPWAVPSPIKDADVAVVKDNKRRKARMDHRTRERLPALPAVARAASSCLNEAKARLQALRDTPPGNQFTFAGETFARAAKDGTTWAVNMATGRRIDLRLAESRAFWAWAMIEFLQHTGVRIEEMLEASHHSLIQYRLPTTGEIVPLLQIAPSKTDEERVILVSPELADVLSAIIARIRDPRTGAVPYVSSYDMAEKTWNPQMPLLFQWRRSGESSRLSPKFLREALQEVLASTNLTDSAGQPLDFSPHDFRRIFITDAIRSGLPPHIAQVIAGHTNINTTMGYNAIYPSEAIEAHRAFIARRRALRPSEEYRTPTNEEWDAFLGHFERRKLSIGICARAFGTPCIHEHACIRCSMLRPDPAQRHRLVEIRDNLSARITEAEQEGWLGEIEGLQVSLASAEEKLTQLDAEQVRQSQVIDLGMPRFSQIATRISTAGGPSS
- a CDS encoding class I SAM-dependent methyltransferase → MLKHQEETRAAYDGVVDLYASMFSSQLETRPFARNMIGTFAELVRGTGNLRAADVGCGPGHLTAMLNDLGLDAFGLDLSPAMIAHARRAHPALRFDEARMEALPVEDGALGGVLAHYSMIHTPPGELPALLTEQVRVLASGGLLLVSFFGTEEAEPVRFDHKVAPAYSWPADRFAELLAGAGLVTFARLLHDPGSERGFLDTHLLARRP
- a CDS encoding ATP-grasp domain-containing protein, giving the protein MSARPVVLVVAPGDRTYRGYCLEQVAAAYDIVLITGTEPSWEKPFIVDHVVADLDDTTALMAAGRALAERHEVAGIVTWSEWHLVPTARLARALGLATNSVEVMQACRNKATARTLFARHGVPSAASMKARSLVEAGLATMTIGYPVVIKPAAFAGSIGVIRVDRAEALPDAFQFAAAGADQSLEDTAVLVEEYLDGPEISVECVTHRGVTTAVAVTSKSLGPAPYFEETGHTVDAHDPLLPQVGPVAAAAIKALGITDGIQHVEIRLVDGRPRLIEVNARIGGDMIGHLVHLATGIDLPRIAADLATGRAPDLTPAHRRAAGIRMLYPAASGVLTERRITQSFAAHTPWLREVTWIREVGDQLVLPPEGDLFTGRAGFYIVTGRDTAEVNEYLDQVAEEVAVETWAAR
- a CDS encoding MFS transporter gives rise to the protein MTDLIAGPRHALHTAGLLRGIYLPRTVDALAFAMSTYGIPLLVLATTRSAALTGIAFALEWVPRLAAFGWAGAVVDRRGASVVFFLASLGRALVIAAGAIILVLHPVGIVATVTVMALAASTGVLTEFSYIAAETAGAAAGRVAGERAHRVQAVLLGIDQTATLAGPALGALLLLAGPPRMLAVIAALSLLAALLALSTPPSVVAPARAPKQRASAGLITGLRTIRSLPALGWLVTGLTISNLATGFLQAAGPVIVVDQYGQSTTAVGIVWSAAAGATLLAVTVCRFAIDRLGLWPVGATCAAIASLACLAVSQAPDYLSYLVLVAVLMAGEGGMTVVLRTLRSRLIPPVVFGSTLSATILVLLVPFPLAGVLTALTPSWALGHVITACAALQALGLAIAFARLRTDPALAA